A single region of the Salvia miltiorrhiza cultivar Shanhuang (shh) chromosome 8, IMPLAD_Smil_shh, whole genome shotgun sequence genome encodes:
- the LOC131001491 gene encoding mitochondrial uncoupling protein 5-like has product MGLKGFEEGGVASIVAGCSTHPLDLIKVRMQLQGEPAAVQSLRPALAFQTAAASHAVHMPTPPARVGPVSVGLRIIQHDGAAGLFSGVSATVLRQTLYSTTRMGLYEILKNKWTDSETNSLPLPRKIAAGLIAGGVGAAVGNPADVAMVRMQADGRLPLEQRRNYKSVVDAISQMSKKEGIASLWRGSSLTVNRAMVVTASQLASYDQFKEMILEKNLMRDGLGTHVTASFAAGFVAAVASNPVDVVKTRVMNMKVEAGKAAPYSGAVDCAVKMIKAEGPMALYKGFIPTISRQGPFTVVLFVTLEQVRKLFKDL; this is encoded by the coding sequence ATGGGTTTGAAGGGATTTGAAGAAGGCGGCGTTGCTTCGATCGTGGCCGGTTGCAGCACCCACCCTCTTGATCTGATCAAGGTGAGGATGCAGCTTCAGGGAGAGCCCGCCGCCGTTCAATCTCTCCGGCCTGCCCTCGCTTTCCAAACAGCCGCTGCTTCTCACGCCGTCCACATGCCTACTCCTCCAGCCCGCGTGGGACCAGTCTCGGTAGGACTCCGCATCATCCAGCATGACGGCGCCGCCGGGCTCTTCTCCGGCGTGTCGGCGACCGTGCTCCGGCAGACTCTCTACTCGACCACGAGAATGGGGCTCTACGAAATCCTCAAGAACAAATGGACCGATTCTGAGACCAACAGCCTTCCCCTCCCAAGAAAGATCGCGGCGGGGCTCATCGCCGGAGGCGTGGGCGCCGCCGTAGGGAACCCCGCCGACGTAGCCATGGTCCGAATGCAGGCCGACGGGCGCCTCCCCTTAGAGCAGCGGCGCAACTACAAGAGCGTGGTGGATGCCATTTCGCAGATGAGCAAGAAGGAGGGGATTGCTAGCCTGTGGCGCGGATCATCGCTTACGGTGAACCGCGCCATGGTGGTGACGGCGTCGCAGCTGGCTTCGTATGATCAGTTCAAGGAGATGATTTTGGAAAAGAATTTGATGAGGGATGGCCTCGGGACGCACGTCACGGCCAGCTTTGCGGCGGGATTCGTGGCGGCGGTGGCGTCCAACCCGGTGGATGTGGTGAAGACGCGGGTGATGAACATGAAGGTGGAGGCGGGGAAGGCGGCGCCGTACAGCGGCGCAGTGGACTGCGCGGTGAAGATGATTAAGGCGGAGGGGCCCATGGCGCTCTACAAAGGCTTCATTCCCACCATTTCAAGGCAGGGGCCTTTCACCGTTGTTCTCTTTGTTACACTGGAACAAGTTCGAAAATTGTTCAAGGATTTATGA